The following are from one region of the Streptomyces fradiae genome:
- a CDS encoding DsbA family protein — MPKSKPSKSKKSAANRSKTSKSKPVVIVAGVVLAATLLGLASYATTKPSSPSASSGSGGAVAEVSADPADGVYPELEAYARRDAADKLAMGRADAPVVLIEYADFKCGFCGKFARDTEPALVKKYVDAGTLRIEWRNFPIFGEESEAAARASWAAGQQGRFWEFHKAAYAPGAKEKGFGKERLTALAKEAGVADLARFARDADGSAARAAVSKDQEQGYSIGATSTPSFLINGRPIAGAQPMEAFTQAIEAAAKAAAEKPAAEKPAAEKPAAEKGKQ; from the coding sequence ATGCCCAAGTCCAAGCCCAGCAAGTCCAAGAAGTCCGCTGCCAACAGGTCCAAGACCAGCAAGTCCAAGCCCGTGGTGATCGTCGCCGGGGTCGTGCTCGCCGCGACGCTGCTCGGCCTCGCCTCGTACGCCACGACCAAGCCGTCCTCGCCCTCCGCGTCCTCCGGCAGCGGTGGCGCGGTCGCCGAGGTGTCCGCCGACCCGGCCGACGGCGTCTACCCGGAGCTGGAGGCGTACGCCCGCCGGGACGCCGCCGACAAGCTCGCGATGGGCCGGGCCGACGCGCCGGTGGTGCTCATCGAGTACGCCGACTTCAAGTGCGGCTTCTGCGGGAAGTTCGCCCGCGACACCGAGCCCGCGCTGGTGAAGAAGTACGTCGACGCGGGCACCCTGCGCATCGAGTGGCGCAACTTCCCGATCTTCGGCGAGGAGTCGGAGGCGGCGGCCCGCGCCTCGTGGGCGGCCGGGCAGCAGGGCCGGTTCTGGGAGTTCCACAAGGCGGCGTACGCGCCGGGGGCCAAGGAGAAGGGCTTCGGCAAGGAGCGCCTGACCGCCCTCGCGAAGGAGGCCGGGGTCGCCGACCTCGCGCGGTTCGCCCGCGACGCGGACGGTTCGGCGGCCCGCGCGGCGGTGAGCAAGGACCAGGAGCAGGGCTACTCCATCGGCGCGACGTCGACCCCGTCCTTCCTGATCAACGGCCGCCCGATCGCCGGCGCCCAGCCCATGGAGGCCTTCACCCAGGCGATCGAGGCGGCGGCGAAGGCGGCTGCCGAGAAGCCCGCCGCCGAGAAGCCCGCCGCCGAGAAGCCTGCTGCCGAGAAGGGCAAGCAGTGA
- a CDS encoding cytochrome c biogenesis CcdA family protein: MTSGIGYFAAFLGGLLALLSPCSALLLPAFFAYSMDTRAKLVARTGIFYAGLATTLVPLGAAGSFAGRLFYGHRDLLVALGGWTIVALGVLQILGLGFASRRMSEVSGRIRPTTAFSVYALGLVYGLAGFCAGPILGSVLTVAALGGNPVYGGLLLAVYALGMAVPLFVLALLWERYELGRRRWLRGRPIRIGRFEAHSTSLLSGFFFIALGTLFLVFDGTTALPGLLSVDDSFAVEERVSDLGRSVPDWALLAAVVAVVAGALAWRARRGTRQDEEAEKAEKAEKAEAIEEV, encoded by the coding sequence GTGACCTCCGGCATCGGCTACTTCGCGGCCTTCCTCGGCGGGCTGCTCGCCCTGCTCAGCCCGTGCAGCGCCCTGCTGCTGCCCGCCTTCTTCGCGTACTCCATGGACACCCGGGCCAAGCTGGTGGCCCGGACCGGGATCTTCTACGCGGGCCTGGCCACCACCCTCGTCCCGCTCGGCGCGGCCGGCTCCTTCGCCGGCCGCCTCTTCTACGGCCACCGCGATCTCCTGGTCGCCCTCGGCGGCTGGACGATCGTGGCCCTCGGCGTGCTCCAGATCCTCGGCCTGGGCTTCGCCTCCCGCCGGATGAGCGAGGTCAGCGGCCGGATCCGCCCCACGACGGCCTTCTCCGTCTACGCCCTGGGCCTGGTCTACGGCCTCGCCGGCTTCTGCGCGGGCCCCATCCTCGGCAGCGTCCTCACCGTGGCCGCGCTCGGCGGCAACCCGGTCTACGGCGGTCTGCTGCTCGCCGTGTACGCGCTCGGCATGGCCGTCCCGCTGTTCGTGCTCGCGCTGCTCTGGGAGCGTTACGAGCTGGGGCGGCGGCGCTGGCTGCGCGGCCGCCCGATCCGTATCGGCCGCTTCGAGGCCCACTCGACCTCGCTGCTCTCGGGCTTCTTCTTCATCGCCCTCGGCACCCTCTTCCTGGTCTTCGACGGCACGACCGCGTTGCCCGGGCTGCTGTCGGTCGACGATTCCTTCGCCGTGGAGGAGCGCGTCTCCGACCTCGGCCGTTCGGTCCCCGACTGGGCCCTGCTGGCGGCCGTGGTCGCGGTGGTGGCGGGCGCGCTCGCGTGGCGCGCCCGGCGGGGGACTCGGCAGGACGAAGAGGCCGAGAAGGCCGAGAAGGCCGAGAAGGCGGAGGCGATCGAGGAGGTCTAG
- a CDS encoding metallopeptidase family protein, with protein MLEMTREEFEELVAEALDRIPPELTRLMDNVAVFVEDEPSPDDPELLGLYEGTPLTERGEWYAGVLPDRISIYMGPTLRMCESREDVVAETEITVVHEIAHHFGIDDERLHALGYG; from the coding sequence GTGCTGGAGATGACGCGCGAGGAGTTCGAGGAGCTCGTCGCCGAAGCCCTGGACCGGATCCCGCCCGAACTGACCCGGCTGATGGACAACGTCGCCGTGTTCGTCGAGGACGAGCCCTCGCCGGACGACCCCGAGCTGCTCGGCCTCTACGAGGGGACGCCGCTGACCGAGCGCGGCGAGTGGTACGCCGGGGTGCTGCCGGACCGGATCTCGATCTACATGGGGCCGACGCTGCGGATGTGCGAGTCGCGCGAGGACGTGGTCGCGGAGACCGAGATCACCGTCGTGCACGAGATCGCCCACCACTTCGGCATCGACGACGAGCGGCTGCACGCGCTCGGCTACGGCTGA
- a CDS encoding DEAD/DEAH box helicase, producing MPENDEIVDTAAAVEADLDAELDTDLDLDAELDADTDAGATDADETAEVPEITFGDLGLPEGVVRKLAQNGVTTPFPIQAATIPDALAGKDILGRGRTGSGKTLSFGLPLLATLADGQTEKKKPRGVILTPTRELAMQVADALQPYGDVLGLRMKVVCGGTSMGNQIYALERGVDILVATPGRLRDIINRGACSLEQVQVAVLDEADQMADLGFLPEVTELLDQVPAGGQRLLFSATLENEIDSLVKRYLVNPITHEVDPSAGAVTTMTHHVLVVKPKDKAPVTAAIAARKGRTIIFVRTQLGADRVAEQLRESGVKADALHGGMTQGARTRTLADFKDGYVNVLVATDVAARGIHVDGIDLVLNVDPAGDHKDYLHRSGRTARAGQSGTVVSLALPHQRRQIFRLMEDAGVDASRHIVGGAGAFDPEVAEITGARSLTEVQADSANNAAKQAEREVADLTKQLERLQRRAVELREEADRLVARAARERGEDPDAAVAEVAEAAEAELAAAAAAAEAERARQERRDAERREERRDERPPFRRDNDRGGFRRDNDRPSFRRDNDRRDNDRGGFRRDNDRPSFNRDRRDNDRGGFRRDNDRPSFNRDRRDNDRPSFNRDRRDNDRGGFRRDNDRPSFNRDERRDFDRRDDRGGFRRDDRPSGGHRGSDRPFNRDRRDERPSFNRDRRDERPIGRRDDHRRDDRNGFRRDDKPRWKRNG from the coding sequence ATGCCCGAGAACGACGAGATCGTCGACACGGCCGCGGCCGTCGAGGCCGACCTCGACGCCGAGCTCGACACCGATCTCGACCTCGACGCTGAGCTCGACGCCGACACCGACGCCGGCGCGACCGACGCCGACGAGACCGCCGAGGTCCCGGAGATCACCTTCGGTGACCTGGGTCTCCCCGAGGGCGTCGTGCGCAAGCTCGCCCAGAACGGCGTGACGACCCCCTTCCCGATCCAGGCCGCGACCATCCCGGACGCCCTGGCCGGCAAGGACATCCTCGGCCGCGGCCGTACCGGCTCCGGCAAGACCCTCTCCTTCGGCCTCCCGCTGCTCGCCACCCTGGCCGACGGCCAGACCGAGAAGAAGAAGCCCCGCGGCGTCATCCTCACCCCGACCCGTGAGCTCGCGATGCAGGTCGCGGACGCCCTCCAGCCGTACGGCGACGTGCTCGGCCTCCGTATGAAGGTCGTCTGCGGCGGTACGTCGATGGGCAACCAGATCTACGCCCTGGAGCGCGGCGTCGACATCCTCGTCGCCACCCCGGGCCGGCTGCGCGACATCATCAACCGCGGCGCCTGCTCCCTGGAGCAGGTCCAGGTCGCCGTCCTCGACGAGGCCGACCAGATGGCCGACCTGGGCTTCCTGCCCGAGGTCACCGAGCTGCTCGACCAGGTGCCGGCCGGCGGCCAGCGCCTGCTGTTCTCCGCCACGCTGGAGAACGAGATCGACAGCCTGGTCAAGCGCTACCTGGTGAACCCGATCACGCACGAGGTCGACCCGTCCGCCGGCGCCGTCACCACCATGACCCACCACGTCCTGGTCGTGAAGCCGAAGGACAAGGCCCCGGTCACCGCCGCCATCGCCGCCCGCAAGGGCCGCACCATCATCTTCGTCCGCACCCAGCTGGGCGCCGACCGCGTCGCCGAGCAGCTGCGCGAGTCGGGCGTGAAGGCCGACGCGCTGCACGGCGGCATGACCCAGGGCGCGCGTACCCGCACCCTGGCCGACTTCAAGGACGGTTACGTCAACGTCCTCGTCGCCACCGATGTCGCCGCGCGCGGTATCCACGTCGACGGCATCGACCTGGTCCTCAACGTGGACCCGGCCGGCGACCACAAGGACTACCTGCACCGCTCGGGCCGTACCGCCCGCGCCGGCCAGTCCGGCACGGTCGTCTCCCTGGCCCTGCCGCACCAGCGCCGCCAGATCTTCCGTCTGATGGAGGACGCGGGCGTCGACGCCTCGCGCCACATCGTCGGCGGCGCCGGCGCCTTCGACCCCGAGGTCGCCGAGATCACCGGCGCCCGTTCGCTGACCGAGGTCCAGGCCGACTCCGCGAACAACGCCGCCAAGCAGGCCGAGCGCGAGGTCGCCGACCTGACCAAGCAGCTGGAGCGCCTGCAGCGCCGCGCCGTCGAGCTCCGCGAGGAGGCCGACCGCCTGGTCGCCCGCGCCGCCCGCGAGCGCGGCGAGGACCCGGACGCCGCCGTCGCCGAGGTGGCCGAGGCCGCCGAGGCCGAGCTCGCCGCGGCCGCTGCCGCCGCCGAGGCCGAGCGCGCCCGCCAGGAGCGCCGCGACGCGGAGCGCCGCGAGGAGCGTCGCGATGAGCGCCCGCCGTTCCGCCGTGACAACGACCGCGGTGGCTTCCGCCGGGACAACGACCGTCCGTCGTTCCGTCGCGACAACGACCGCCGTGACAACGACCGCGGTGGCTTCCGCCGTGACAACGACCGTCCGTCGTTCAACCGGGACCGTCGTGACAACGACCGCGGTGGTTTCCGCCGGGACAACGACCGTCCGTCGTTCAACCGGGACCGTCGTGACAACGACCGTCCGTCGTTCAACCGCGACCGTCGTGACAACGACCGCGGTGGCTTCCGTCGCGACAACGACCGTCCGTCCTTCAACCGCGACGAGCGCCGCGACTTCGACCGTCGCGACGACCGAGGCGGCTTCCGCCGCGACGACCGTCCCTCCGGCGGCCACCGCGGCAGCGACCGCCCCTTCAACCGCGACCGCCGCGACGAGCGCCCGTCGTTCAACCGCGACCGCCGCGACGAGCGCCCCATCGGCCGCCGCGACGACCACCGCCGCGACGACCGCAACGGCTTCCGCCGCGACGACAAGCCCCGCTGGAAGCGCAACGGCTGA
- a CDS encoding FlgD immunoglobulin-like domain containing protein codes for MSRTAPARRTRTRAALVLALTTVTAATSAGITAPPAVADTAPQTTVLPAAPRFSPRATSILNAGQTGYLLAQEDDTRLQWIDYATGTATPLAVALPEAPRYDYENGYWDWRQGLHIADGAHWGHGSDTVAVYSAAPTPHVTLQKGAGAVFADIVIPEGQVYVGTYGDTVLTSTGEANAPTGFHLLRAGAEKVTDTPVTGLPEGAVPTGVEDGDARSLVLRYKNSTEGWGNWALVDLADGTAETLPEPQDDPFEVNGFRLGAGTILRLRTGRSKIDVLDRAAPGTPIRTVESGFVSSDATFATVGTTVLAVNRQNRGNNEYRGSSVWILPAEDEDGPEPPVLQLADEQVVLAPDGSALIAGAKAAEPQGDIDWAVHRLVPTAGGGVETRRLATVEPMPARIYGLSLGSGILTRAENSTYFQPSGYYGAYRSTWLTAAGQPQPVRTTVDGLMRGEDGECHVIAGRCAVLLASGDGFHGRRDATYDNATVLYENGTSTWGPRVATGMSSPELTDLSGRFGLVDNAITPGFEDPYVVEFRKSGGGAVLERRTDRVAALWGSTLWSVAKGSPKISSKSLASGAAGPSFTTRNACVPAQLQAAGRWVYWSCDEADWGPVRGSGVYDRQTGRTMDVPGRNLGNVLLGDGYLVRQDEEAGLRLYDLHAGLPASGSAADVPQRTLASAADLGPGARARRDWTVDRFGGHVAYAGTDQQVRIVNTGVLAPPVSIIDSAVTGAATVAGGAASWQPRWWLSKPAASWTLTLTHKSTGTVVRTLTGGEARGVLAAAWDGKDDAGALAVNGSYTWKLTATPADGSGAALQEQGEMLLSGALASPYGTFAPLTPTRLMDTRSGLGVPKAKVGPGATVSLAVTGVGGVPATNVSAVVLNVTATAPTVGSFVSVYPYGTQRAAASNLNFTAGQTVPNLVVVPVKDGKVTFYNKSGSVDLLADVAGYYTAAGTGTTYAPVTPARLMDTRSGLGVRQGKVGPAGTVTLPVTEPGASAVVLNVTATGPTSASFVSVYPYGTQRAAASNLNFTAGQTVPNLVVVPVKDGKVTFYNHAGSVDLLADVAGYFKPGATGAEYRPVTPERLMDTRSGLGVPQAALGAGGTVDLKIDRPGASAVVLNVTATGPTSASFVSVYPYGTQRAAASNLNFTAGQTVPNLVVVPVKDGKVTFYNHAGSVHLIADIAGYYLN; via the coding sequence TTGTCTCGTACCGCACCCGCGCGGCGGACCCGCACGCGCGCCGCCCTCGTCCTGGCACTGACTACGGTCACGGCGGCGACGTCCGCAGGGATCACGGCGCCGCCTGCGGTCGCCGACACGGCGCCGCAGACCACCGTGCTGCCGGCCGCGCCGCGCTTCTCGCCGCGCGCCACCTCGATCCTCAACGCCGGCCAGACCGGCTACCTGTTGGCACAGGAGGACGACACCCGCCTCCAGTGGATCGACTACGCCACCGGCACGGCGACGCCGCTCGCCGTCGCCCTGCCCGAGGCGCCCCGCTACGACTACGAGAACGGCTACTGGGACTGGCGCCAGGGGTTGCACATCGCGGACGGCGCCCACTGGGGCCACGGCTCCGACACGGTCGCCGTGTACTCCGCCGCCCCTACCCCGCACGTGACCCTCCAGAAGGGCGCGGGCGCGGTCTTCGCCGACATCGTGATCCCCGAGGGCCAGGTGTACGTGGGCACCTACGGCGACACCGTGCTGACCAGTACCGGCGAGGCGAACGCCCCCACCGGCTTCCACCTGCTGCGGGCCGGGGCTGAGAAGGTGACGGACACGCCGGTCACCGGTCTACCAGAGGGGGCCGTGCCCACCGGGGTGGAGGACGGGGACGCGCGCTCGCTCGTGCTCCGCTACAAGAACTCCACCGAGGGGTGGGGGAACTGGGCGCTTGTGGACCTGGCGGACGGGACAGCCGAGACGCTTCCGGAGCCCCAGGACGACCCCTTCGAGGTAAACGGGTTCCGGCTTGGCGCCGGAACCATCCTGCGGCTGCGTACCGGTCGGTCCAAGATCGACGTGCTGGACCGCGCCGCGCCGGGAACCCCGATCCGCACGGTGGAGTCCGGATTCGTCTCGTCCGACGCGACCTTCGCCACCGTGGGCACGACCGTCCTCGCCGTCAACCGGCAGAACCGCGGGAACAACGAGTACCGCGGTTCGTCCGTGTGGATCCTCCCCGCGGAGGACGAGGACGGCCCGGAGCCTCCTGTGCTGCAACTGGCTGACGAACAGGTCGTCCTGGCGCCGGATGGGAGCGCGCTGATCGCCGGGGCGAAGGCCGCCGAGCCGCAGGGCGACATCGACTGGGCGGTGCACCGGCTCGTACCGACCGCCGGCGGCGGTGTGGAGACGCGCCGCCTCGCCACCGTCGAGCCCATGCCGGCACGGATCTACGGCCTCTCCCTAGGCAGCGGCATCCTCACCCGGGCCGAGAACAGCACCTACTTCCAGCCGAGCGGCTACTACGGCGCCTACCGTTCCACCTGGCTGACCGCCGCCGGGCAGCCGCAGCCGGTCCGCACGACCGTGGACGGGCTGATGCGTGGCGAGGACGGCGAATGCCACGTGATCGCCGGGCGCTGCGCCGTGCTCTTGGCGAGCGGCGACGGTTTCCACGGGCGTCGGGATGCCACGTACGACAACGCCACCGTGCTGTACGAGAACGGGACGAGCACCTGGGGGCCCCGCGTCGCCACCGGCATGAGCAGCCCCGAACTGACCGACCTCTCAGGCCGGTTCGGCCTGGTCGACAACGCCATCACCCCCGGTTTCGAGGACCCGTACGTCGTCGAATTCCGGAAGTCGGGTGGCGGGGCCGTCCTCGAACGGCGTACCGACCGCGTCGCCGCGCTGTGGGGATCCACCCTGTGGAGCGTCGCCAAGGGCAGCCCGAAGATCAGCTCGAAGTCGCTGGCGTCCGGCGCCGCGGGCCCGTCCTTCACCACTCGCAACGCGTGCGTGCCAGCCCAGCTCCAGGCCGCCGGCCGCTGGGTGTACTGGTCCTGCGACGAGGCCGACTGGGGTCCTGTGCGGGGCTCCGGCGTCTACGACCGGCAGACCGGGCGGACCATGGACGTCCCCGGCCGCAACCTCGGCAACGTGCTGCTCGGCGACGGCTACCTCGTCCGGCAGGACGAGGAGGCGGGTCTGCGCCTCTACGACCTCCATGCCGGGCTCCCCGCCTCCGGTTCCGCCGCCGACGTGCCGCAGCGGACGCTGGCGAGCGCCGCCGACCTCGGCCCGGGGGCCCGGGCCCGCAGGGACTGGACCGTCGACCGCTTCGGCGGCCACGTCGCCTACGCCGGGACCGACCAGCAGGTCCGCATCGTCAACACCGGGGTCCTCGCGCCGCCGGTCTCCATCATCGACTCCGCCGTCACCGGCGCCGCGACCGTGGCTGGTGGCGCCGCGTCCTGGCAGCCCCGCTGGTGGCTCTCCAAGCCGGCCGCGTCCTGGACGCTGACCCTGACCCACAAGTCGACCGGCACGGTCGTGCGCACCCTGACCGGGGGCGAGGCGCGCGGCGTGCTCGCGGCGGCGTGGGACGGCAAGGACGACGCGGGCGCGCTCGCCGTCAACGGCTCGTACACCTGGAAGCTGACGGCCACCCCGGCCGACGGCTCCGGCGCCGCCCTCCAGGAGCAGGGCGAGATGCTGCTGAGCGGGGCGCTGGCCTCGCCGTACGGCACGTTCGCGCCGCTGACGCCGACCCGTCTGATGGACACCCGCTCCGGCCTCGGCGTGCCCAAGGCCAAGGTCGGCCCGGGCGCCACGGTCTCCCTGGCGGTGACGGGTGTCGGCGGCGTGCCGGCGACGAACGTGTCGGCGGTGGTCCTGAACGTGACGGCCACCGCTCCGACGGTCGGCAGTTTCGTGTCGGTGTATCCGTACGGGACGCAGCGGGCGGCGGCTTCGAACCTGAACTTCACGGCGGGTCAGACTGTTCCGAACCTGGTCGTGGTTCCGGTGAAGGACGGCAAGGTCACCTTCTACAACAAGAGCGGCTCCGTCGACCTGCTGGCCGATGTCGCCGGCTACTACACGGCCGCCGGCACCGGCACCACCTACGCCCCGGTCACCCCGGCCCGTCTCATGGACACCCGCTCCGGTCTGGGTGTCCGCCAGGGGAAGGTCGGCCCCGCGGGTACCGTCACCCTTCCCGTCACCGAGCCGGGCGCGTCGGCGGTGGTCCTGAACGTGACGGCGACGGGTCCGACGTCTGCGAGCTTCGTGTCGGTGTATCCGTACGGGACGCAGCGGGCGGCGGCTTCGAACCTGAACTTCACGGCGGGTCAGACTGTTCCGAACCTGGTCGTGGTCCCGGTGAAGGACGGCAAGGTCACCTTCTACAACCACGCCGGCTCGGTCGATCTGCTGGCCGATGTCGCCGGCTACTTCAAGCCGGGCGCCACCGGCGCCGAATACCGCCCGGTCACCCCGGAGCGCCTCATGGACACCCGCTCCGGCCTCGGCGTCCCCCAGGCCGCGCTCGGCGCGGGCGGCACCGTCGACCTGAAGATCGACCGCCCCGGTGCGTCGGCGGTCGTCCTGAACGTGACGGCGACGGGTCCGACGTCCGCGAGCTTCGTGTCCGTGTATCCGTACGGGACACAGCGGGCGGCGGCTTCGAACCTGAACTTCACGGCGGGTCAGACCGTTCCGAACCTGGTCGTGGTCCCGGTGAAGGACGGCAAGGTCACCTTCTACAACCACGCCGGCTCGGTCCATCTCATCGCGGACATCGCCGGCTACTACCTGAACTGA
- the sigJ gene encoding RNA polymerase sigma factor SigJ codes for MTEKDLDRKDLDQDALAARFEADRGHLRAVAYRMLGSLSEAEDAVQEAWFRLSRSDVSEVHNLSGWLTTVVGRVCLDLLRSRAARREDPLEYYIPDPVVREEGAADPEREALLADSVGLALLVVLETLAPAERLAFVLHDMFAVSFDEIAPIVDRTPAATRQLASRARRRVQGATPAPAPDATKQREVVNAFLAASQAGDFEGLLAVLDPDVLLRVDGGVLTAAATKLIRGAEAVTAQALTFSKFRHSARPVTVNGAAGLVSLTNGVPVGLMAFTIVEDRIVTIDIVADPERLAALGVH; via the coding sequence GTGACGGAGAAAGACCTGGATCGGAAAGACCTGGATCAGGATGCGCTGGCGGCACGGTTCGAGGCGGACCGCGGGCATCTGCGGGCGGTCGCGTACCGGATGCTCGGCTCGCTCAGCGAGGCGGAGGACGCCGTCCAGGAGGCCTGGTTCAGGCTCAGCCGCTCCGACGTGAGCGAGGTGCACAACCTCAGCGGCTGGCTGACCACCGTCGTCGGCCGGGTCTGCCTGGACCTGCTGCGCTCCCGCGCCGCCCGGCGCGAGGATCCGCTCGAGTACTACATCCCCGACCCGGTCGTACGGGAGGAGGGCGCCGCCGACCCCGAGCGGGAGGCGCTGCTCGCGGACTCCGTCGGGCTCGCACTCCTTGTCGTCCTGGAGACCCTGGCCCCGGCCGAGCGCCTCGCCTTCGTGCTGCACGACATGTTCGCGGTGTCCTTCGACGAGATCGCCCCCATCGTCGACCGCACCCCGGCCGCCACCCGCCAGCTCGCCAGCCGCGCCCGCCGCCGCGTCCAGGGCGCCACCCCCGCCCCGGCGCCGGACGCGACCAAGCAGCGCGAGGTCGTGAACGCCTTCCTCGCCGCCTCCCAGGCCGGCGACTTCGAGGGCCTGCTCGCCGTCCTCGACCCGGACGTGCTGCTGCGCGTCGACGGCGGCGTCCTGACCGCGGCCGCCACCAAGCTGATCCGCGGCGCCGAGGCGGTCACCGCCCAGGCCCTCACCTTCTCCAAGTTCCGCCACTCCGCCCGCCCGGTCACCGTCAACGGCGCCGCCGGCCTGGTCTCCCTGACGAACGGCGTCCCGGTCGGCCTCATGGCCTTCACCATCGTCGAGGACCGCATCGTCACCATCGACATCGTGGCGGACCCGGAACGCCTGGCGGCACTCGGCGTGCACTGA
- a CDS encoding rhodanese-like domain-containing protein → MTTTTPQVNPVQPINPVLRTPPASPAAAAAYFSASLAFHADVSDVASALAEARATGGDPGFVVLDSRSTASWDQGHVPGAVHLPTALIAEQAEQLLDKDVPVVTYCWGPGCNGATRAALALAELGFQVKEMLGGFEYWAREGFGYETWEGPAQQAADPLTAPVDSEDCGC, encoded by the coding sequence ATGACGACGACAACGCCCCAGGTCAACCCCGTGCAGCCGATCAACCCCGTGCTCCGGACGCCGCCCGCCTCCCCGGCCGCCGCCGCTGCCTACTTCTCCGCCAGCCTCGCCTTCCACGCCGACGTCTCCGACGTGGCCTCCGCCCTCGCCGAGGCCCGCGCCACCGGCGGCGACCCCGGCTTCGTCGTCCTCGACTCCCGGTCCACCGCCTCCTGGGACCAGGGCCACGTGCCCGGCGCCGTCCACCTGCCGACCGCGCTCATCGCCGAGCAGGCCGAGCAGCTCCTCGACAAGGACGTCCCCGTCGTCACGTACTGCTGGGGCCCCGGCTGCAACGGCGCCACGCGCGCCGCGCTCGCCCTCGCCGAGCTCGGGTTCCAGGTGAAGGAGATGCTGGGCGGCTTCGAGTACTGGGCGCGCGAGGGCTTCGGGTACGAGACGTGGGAAGGCCCCGCGCAGCAGGCGGCGGACCCGCTGACGGCGCCGGTCGACTCCGAGGACTGCGGCTGCTGA
- a CDS encoding PLP-dependent cysteine synthase family protein — protein sequence MTHPAHLLSVAGQTVGNTPVLWMDDGYWAKLEGFNFGGIKDRAALHMVEAARRRGELRPGAPIVESTSGTLGLGLALAGILHGHPVHVVTDPGLEPIVERMLTAHGAHVHVVPEPSPYGGWQQARMDRVAELLLALPEAWWPNQYGNPDNPEAYAGLAAELAEQLDRIDVLVCAVGTGGHSAGISRALRAGSSPALELVGVDSIASTVFGLPAGPRLMRGLGSSIHPGNVDHGAFDEVHWVGPAEAVRAARRLAARQFATGGWSVGAVALVAGWLARTRPRGTRIAAVFPDGPQRYFDTVFNDEYCAAHGLLDGPVREEPAAFADGEPVSGWTRRVLDRTRTCTRTGREESVR from the coding sequence ATGACGCACCCCGCCCACCTCCTCTCCGTCGCCGGTCAGACCGTCGGCAACACCCCCGTGCTGTGGATGGACGACGGCTACTGGGCCAAGCTCGAAGGCTTCAACTTCGGCGGCATCAAGGACCGCGCCGCGCTCCACATGGTCGAGGCGGCCCGCCGCCGCGGCGAGCTGCGGCCCGGCGCGCCGATCGTCGAGTCCACCTCCGGGACGCTCGGGCTCGGCCTCGCGCTCGCCGGGATCCTGCACGGGCACCCGGTCCACGTCGTCACCGACCCCGGGCTCGAACCGATCGTGGAACGGATGCTGACCGCCCACGGCGCGCACGTCCACGTCGTGCCGGAGCCCAGTCCGTACGGCGGCTGGCAGCAGGCCCGGATGGACCGGGTGGCCGAGCTGCTGCTCGCGCTCCCCGAGGCCTGGTGGCCCAACCAGTACGGGAACCCCGACAACCCCGAGGCGTACGCCGGGCTCGCCGCCGAGCTCGCCGAGCAGCTCGACCGGATCGACGTGCTGGTCTGCGCGGTCGGCACCGGCGGCCACTCGGCCGGCATCTCCCGTGCGCTGCGGGCCGGTTCGAGTCCGGCCCTGGAGCTCGTCGGGGTCGACTCGATCGCCTCGACCGTCTTCGGGCTGCCCGCCGGACCCCGTCTGATGCGCGGTCTCGGCTCCTCCATCCACCCGGGCAACGTGGACCACGGCGCCTTCGACGAGGTGCACTGGGTGGGTCCGGCCGAGGCGGTACGGGCGGCCCGCCGCCTGGCCGCCCGGCAGTTCGCGACCGGCGGCTGGAGCGTCGGCGCGGTCGCGCTGGTGGCCGGCTGGCTGGCCCGTACCCGCCCGCGCGGCACCCGGATCGCCGCCGTCTTCCCCGACGGGCCGCAGCGCTATTTCGACACGGTCTTCAACGACGAGTACTGCGCGGCGCACGGACTGCTCGACGGTCCCGTACGGGAGGAGCCGGCCGCCTTCGCCGACGGCGAGCCGGTCAGCGGCTGGACCCGGCGGGTGCTGGACCGTACCCGTACCTGTACCCGTACGGGTCGCGAGGAGTCGGTCCGATGA